One stretch of Roseimicrobium sp. ORNL1 DNA includes these proteins:
- a CDS encoding zinc-dependent alcohol dehydrogenase family protein — protein MKTIAAVLHERGLPKPYATSKPLVIEELELDGPQEGEVLVEMTAAGLCHSDLSVLNGTRLWPLPIVIGHEACGIVREIGKGVKDLHEGEHVVFSFLPTCGHCPMCASGRPSLCEPGVVANRAGKLITGGVRFWKGGASRVHHHSGIAGYSQYSVIARESIVKVPQDIPAETAVLFGCAIMTGVGAVINTAKVPAGTSVGVFGMGGVGLSVVMGARAAGAYPIIAVDVLDSKLELAKQCGATHVINASRVDPVPAVRDLTHGGVDHAFEAVGQVKVIEQAFASVRRGGRAVSIGLTHPDSKITLPALAFAAEEKVLMGSYMGSCVPQRDIPRYMEMYRTGALPVDLLRTRTISLEQVNEGFDLLDSGEVARQVIRFERG, from the coding sequence ATGAAGACCATCGCCGCGGTGTTGCATGAGCGCGGGCTGCCCAAGCCCTATGCCACGAGCAAACCACTCGTGATTGAAGAACTGGAACTGGACGGTCCACAGGAGGGCGAGGTCCTCGTGGAGATGACCGCTGCCGGCCTGTGCCACTCGGACCTCTCCGTGCTGAATGGCACCCGCCTGTGGCCGCTGCCCATTGTCATCGGCCATGAAGCGTGCGGTATCGTGCGCGAGATTGGCAAGGGCGTGAAGGACCTGCACGAGGGCGAGCATGTGGTCTTCTCCTTCCTGCCGACGTGTGGGCACTGTCCCATGTGCGCGAGTGGACGGCCCTCCCTGTGTGAGCCGGGGGTGGTGGCGAATCGTGCGGGCAAACTGATTACTGGAGGTGTGCGCTTCTGGAAGGGCGGCGCGAGCCGGGTGCATCACCACTCGGGAATCGCGGGGTACTCGCAGTACAGCGTAATCGCACGCGAATCGATTGTGAAGGTGCCGCAGGATATTCCCGCGGAGACGGCGGTGCTCTTTGGCTGCGCGATCATGACGGGTGTGGGTGCGGTGATCAATACGGCGAAGGTGCCTGCGGGGACCTCCGTGGGTGTCTTCGGCATGGGTGGCGTGGGTCTCAGTGTGGTGATGGGCGCGCGTGCCGCGGGGGCCTATCCCATCATCGCGGTGGATGTGCTGGATTCGAAGCTGGAACTCGCGAAGCAATGCGGCGCCACGCATGTGATCAATGCCTCACGCGTGGACCCGGTGCCCGCGGTGCGTGACCTGACGCATGGCGGTGTGGATCACGCGTTTGAGGCGGTGGGCCAGGTGAAGGTGATCGAGCAGGCCTTTGCCAGTGTGCGGCGTGGTGGTCGTGCGGTGAGCATTGGTCTCACGCATCCGGATAGCAAGATCACGCTTCCTGCGCTGGCCTTTGCCGCGGAGGAGAAGGTGCTGATGGGCAGCTACATGGGCTCCTGCGTGCCGCAGCGTGATATCCCCAGGTACATGGAAATGTACCGCACCGGTGCTCTGCCGGTGGATCTGCTCCGGACGCGTACTATTTCCCTGGAGCAGGTGAATGAGGGATTTGATTTGCTCGACAGCGGAGAGGTGGCGCGGCAGGTGATCCGGTTTGAGCGGGGGTAG
- a CDS encoding galactose oxidase yields the protein MSHAQSSTRQPSLHWSQLPNLPDKEGFAAMHAGVSGGALLVAGGANFPEKRPWEGGTKIWYDDIWVLDKPDGQWRNAGKLPKPIGYGVSVTWKDEVICAGGSNAEGHRADVYALKWEAGKVTTRTLPSLPQPFANTCGVLIGDTLYVAGGIDKPDATKAMHTFWSLNLADANANATWQTLPPWPGPERMLATAGTHDGAFYLFTGAALHADKDGKPARDWLKDAYRFTPGKNTWEKLPDVPQVAVAACTPAPSTERGLLLLCGDDGSKVGFKPETEHPGFPKGTLLFDVSAGDWHRLPDAPISRATVPTTIWNGRIIIPSGEARPGFRSPEVWSVEVK from the coding sequence ATGTCCCACGCGCAATCGTCCACACGACAGCCCTCCCTGCACTGGTCCCAGCTCCCCAACCTGCCGGACAAGGAAGGCTTCGCCGCCATGCATGCGGGCGTGAGCGGTGGCGCACTCCTCGTGGCCGGTGGCGCAAACTTCCCTGAAAAGCGCCCGTGGGAAGGCGGCACGAAAATTTGGTATGATGACATCTGGGTGCTCGACAAGCCCGACGGCCAGTGGCGCAACGCAGGCAAGCTACCCAAGCCCATCGGCTACGGCGTGAGTGTCACGTGGAAGGATGAAGTCATCTGCGCCGGCGGCAGCAATGCGGAGGGACACCGCGCGGACGTCTATGCCTTGAAATGGGAAGCCGGAAAGGTCACCACTCGCACGCTTCCCTCCCTTCCCCAGCCCTTTGCCAATACCTGTGGTGTACTCATTGGTGATACACTCTATGTGGCAGGTGGCATTGATAAGCCAGATGCCACCAAGGCCATGCATACCTTCTGGTCGCTGAACCTCGCGGACGCCAATGCCAATGCCACCTGGCAGACCCTGCCCCCGTGGCCGGGACCCGAGCGTATGCTCGCCACCGCGGGCACGCATGATGGCGCCTTCTACCTCTTCACCGGCGCCGCTCTGCATGCGGACAAGGACGGCAAGCCTGCACGCGATTGGCTCAAGGACGCCTACCGCTTCACCCCGGGCAAGAACACCTGGGAAAAGCTGCCCGATGTCCCGCAGGTCGCCGTCGCCGCCTGCACTCCCGCGCCCAGCACCGAGCGCGGCCTGCTGCTGCTCTGTGGCGACGATGGCAGCAAGGTCGGCTTCAAACCCGAGACCGAGCATCCCGGCTTCCCCAAGGGCACCTTGCTCTTCGATGTCTCCGCCGGCGACTGGCATCGCCTCCCCGATGCCCCCATCTCCCGCGCCACCGTGCCCACCACGATTTGGAATGGCCGCATCATCATCCCCAGCGGCGAAGCCCGCCCCGGCTTCCGCTCGCCCGAGGTGTGGTCGGTGGAGGTGAAGTAA
- a CDS encoding retropepsin-like aspartic protease gives MAGTDDDYNLNWNNAGDSRLLALGRWSKPRYQAARMMKLSSTAAAKKILGRLGTLFLALAVCSCAGSAHERVSHGTLRALQNRAVEASRLGVDLRGGEVDVRVEHTHGGRSTVTVPMIWHHGLPAMNGMLNGKPALMVMDTGSQGCLVLDADTAVRAKVDTLRHSPDRFRLEGAFGSEPAIVGRVRQVNIGQWSIQGLPTLIRTHRSLTGGGLWRERISLDIWGMALLHQACSYLTLDHKREQITFGFDESYQPQRGNAVWKVPIKFRNGLPYVQIGNGEAKWEALLDSGANSPMEMTREVAKRANLLASARTLPGQRFGVGVANSGENLNTLERVVVPRLHGLGPTMRDVPAFLVGDEPKVGSGLLANYRATIDFRRNLLWLEAPKQ, from the coding sequence ATGGCCGGAACGGACGACGACTATAACCTGAACTGGAACAACGCGGGAGATTCCCGTTTGCTTGCGCTTGGCAGGTGGTCAAAGCCGCGCTACCAAGCGGCGCGCATGATGAAGCTGTCCAGCACTGCTGCGGCCAAAAAAATCCTGGGTCGCCTTGGCACCCTCTTTCTCGCCCTGGCGGTGTGCAGCTGTGCGGGCAGCGCCCATGAACGGGTCTCCCACGGCACGCTGCGCGCGCTGCAGAACCGTGCGGTGGAAGCCTCCCGCCTGGGAGTGGACCTGCGTGGTGGCGAGGTGGATGTGCGGGTGGAGCACACCCACGGCGGGCGCTCCACGGTGACGGTGCCGATGATCTGGCACCACGGCCTGCCTGCCATGAATGGAATGCTGAATGGCAAGCCGGCTCTGATGGTCATGGATACCGGAAGCCAGGGGTGCCTGGTGCTGGATGCTGACACGGCGGTGCGCGCGAAGGTGGATACGCTGCGGCATTCGCCGGACCGCTTCCGGCTGGAGGGGGCCTTTGGCAGCGAGCCGGCCATCGTGGGCCGGGTGAGGCAGGTGAATATCGGGCAGTGGAGCATCCAGGGACTGCCGACCCTGATTCGCACGCATCGCAGCCTCACGGGCGGGGGGCTCTGGCGCGAGCGCATTTCGCTGGACATCTGGGGCATGGCCCTGCTGCACCAGGCCTGCAGTTACCTGACGCTGGATCACAAGCGGGAGCAGATCACCTTTGGCTTCGATGAGAGCTACCAGCCGCAGCGGGGGAATGCTGTGTGGAAGGTGCCCATCAAGTTTCGCAATGGACTGCCCTATGTGCAGATAGGCAACGGCGAGGCGAAGTGGGAGGCACTGCTGGACTCCGGGGCGAACTCACCCATGGAGATGACCCGCGAGGTGGCGAAGAGAGCGAACCTGCTGGCCAGCGCGCGCACACTGCCGGGCCAGCGCTTCGGCGTGGGGGTGGCGAATAGTGGCGAAAATCTCAATACGCTGGAGCGCGTGGTGGTGCCGCGCCTCCACGGCCTGGGACCGACCATGCGTGATGTGCCGGCCTTCCTTGTGGGGGATGAGCCGAAGGTGGGCTCGGGCCTGCTGGCGAATTACCGGGCGACCATCGACTTCCGCAGGAACCTTCTCTGGCTGGAAGCGCCAAAGCAGTGA
- a CDS encoding Gfo/Idh/MocA family oxidoreductase codes for MNRRTFHTLALGAGASVFSQAPTLSGAAGGGKPIRAGQIGTKHAHASGQLEMLRACADYEVVGVVEPDEELRKKAEKDKAYAGVTWMTEEQLLNTPGLQLVSVETGVGDLLNTAEKVVNAGMHLHLDKPAGESLEQFKRILDTTTAKKRLVKMGYMFRYNSGFDLAVKAVREGWLGDISVIHAEMSKFMDDEGRAAMLPYKGGSMFELGCHVIDSVVRILGKPEKVSPHIQRGKDGWADNMLAVLDYPKATATVRSSMIEVQGGARRQFVVCGNMGTVEILQLDAPTVRLMLDRPRGEYKKGIQTVKVPNLPRYAADWVDFAKAIRGEKAWEFTPEHDLAVQETVLRASGMM; via the coding sequence ATGAACCGCCGCACTTTTCACACGCTTGCTCTCGGCGCGGGAGCTTCTGTTTTCTCGCAGGCCCCAACACTCAGCGGGGCTGCGGGTGGTGGGAAGCCCATTCGTGCGGGTCAGATTGGGACGAAGCATGCGCATGCGAGTGGTCAGCTCGAAATGCTGCGGGCGTGTGCGGACTATGAAGTGGTGGGCGTAGTGGAGCCGGATGAGGAACTGCGGAAGAAGGCGGAGAAAGACAAGGCGTATGCCGGGGTGACATGGATGACGGAGGAGCAACTGCTCAACACGCCGGGACTGCAACTGGTGTCCGTGGAAACGGGTGTGGGCGATCTGCTGAACACGGCGGAGAAGGTGGTGAATGCAGGAATGCATCTGCATCTGGACAAGCCGGCGGGGGAATCCCTGGAGCAGTTCAAGCGCATCCTGGACACGACGACAGCGAAGAAGCGACTCGTGAAGATGGGCTACATGTTCCGCTACAACTCAGGCTTCGATCTCGCGGTGAAAGCGGTGCGCGAAGGCTGGCTGGGTGACATCTCGGTGATTCATGCGGAGATGAGCAAATTCATGGATGACGAGGGTCGCGCGGCGATGCTGCCGTACAAAGGTGGCTCGATGTTTGAACTCGGGTGCCATGTCATCGACTCCGTGGTGCGTATCCTTGGCAAGCCGGAGAAAGTCTCGCCACACATCCAACGCGGGAAGGATGGCTGGGCGGACAACATGCTCGCCGTGCTCGACTATCCCAAGGCGACGGCCACGGTGCGCAGCTCGATGATTGAAGTACAGGGCGGCGCGCGACGTCAGTTCGTGGTGTGCGGAAACATGGGCACAGTGGAGATTCTGCAACTGGACGCTCCGACCGTGCGGCTCATGCTGGATCGTCCGCGCGGCGAATATAAAAAAGGCATCCAGACCGTAAAGGTGCCGAACCTGCCGCGCTATGCCGCGGACTGGGTGGATTTTGCGAAAGCGATTCGCGGAGAGAAGGCGTGGGAGTTCACGCCGGAGCATGATCTCGCGGTGCAGGAGACGGTGCTGCGGGCCAGTGGGATGATGTGA
- a CDS encoding PD40 domain-containing protein, with protein sequence MQSQRTFLSRVLPTLLGFAGLAFTCIATITAHAETKDDPLASWRSGVKIRPVLPETAERHSIHSYFNTCPESPDGTQVLFYSSTALNGHTGEVHIINRSTGEEKTLVTNIETEDAHRAACQQWLSHGKRITFHGLRDGTWFVGAVDLDTGKERILAKNRLSSWGQPNGDLVPLYGQHWDPGEHTNLELCNAATGEIKTVLTAQAVKEKYTAWVDKAFAGKPFIIFFPVLSPKADRVFFKLAAPGITRDPRGTAASQRLGLVCYSIAENRFLYQSDRWGHPSWHPDGKTIVETSFTLFDSDNGKGTRLPGLPAVSGDHPSASPDGKLIVTDSTMDKFGGDAKSWGIVLADARGGNHILLHSFKNDGGARSWRRSHPHPVFSADGKRIYFNVSDGTWTRLYVAEVSDGVAAAITK encoded by the coding sequence ATGCAATCTCAACGCACCTTCCTTTCCCGCGTCCTGCCCACGCTTCTTGGTTTCGCAGGGCTCGCATTCACCTGCATCGCCACGATCACGGCGCATGCGGAAACAAAAGACGACCCTCTCGCCTCCTGGCGCAGCGGGGTAAAGATTCGCCCCGTGCTGCCGGAGACCGCCGAGCGCCACAGCATCCACTCGTATTTCAACACCTGCCCGGAGAGTCCGGATGGCACGCAGGTCCTCTTCTATTCCTCCACCGCGCTGAATGGCCACACCGGTGAAGTGCACATCATCAACCGCAGCACCGGCGAAGAGAAGACGCTCGTCACGAATATCGAAACCGAAGACGCCCACCGTGCTGCCTGCCAGCAATGGCTTTCCCATGGCAAGCGCATCACCTTCCACGGACTGCGCGATGGCACGTGGTTCGTCGGTGCCGTGGATCTCGATACCGGCAAGGAGCGCATCCTTGCGAAGAACCGTCTCTCCAGCTGGGGCCAGCCGAATGGTGACCTCGTGCCGCTCTACGGCCAGCACTGGGATCCGGGTGAGCACACGAACCTGGAACTCTGCAATGCTGCCACCGGTGAAATCAAGACCGTGCTCACCGCACAGGCCGTGAAGGAGAAGTACACCGCGTGGGTGGACAAGGCGTTTGCAGGAAAGCCCTTCATCATCTTCTTCCCCGTGCTCAGCCCGAAGGCAGACCGCGTGTTCTTCAAGCTCGCCGCACCCGGCATCACGCGCGATCCACGCGGCACCGCCGCGAGCCAGCGCCTCGGCCTCGTGTGCTACAGCATCGCGGAGAATCGATTCCTCTATCAAAGCGATCGCTGGGGCCATCCCTCCTGGCATCCGGATGGCAAGACCATCGTCGAGACTTCCTTCACGCTCTTCGACAGCGACAACGGTAAAGGCACCCGCCTGCCCGGCCTGCCCGCGGTGAGTGGAGATCATCCCTCCGCCAGTCCGGATGGGAAGCTCATCGTCACCGACTCCACTATGGACAAGTTCGGCGGAGACGCCAAAAGCTGGGGCATCGTCCTCGCCGACGCACGCGGTGGCAATCACATCCTCCTGCACTCGTTCAAGAACGACGGTGGTGCCCGCTCGTGGCGGCGTTCCCATCCGCATCCCGTCTTCAGCGCAGATGGCAAGCGCATCTATTTCAACGTGAGCGACGGCACCTGGACGCGGCTGTATGTGGCGGAGGTGAGTGATGGTGTGGCGGCGGCGATCACCAAGTAG
- a CDS encoding TCR/Tet family MFS transporter, whose amino-acid sequence MSQRQPAIVFIFITLFLDIFGIGLIIPVLPGLVGEMVGGDEATKSHMVGWLMALYALMQFLFSPVLGSLSDRYGRRPVILLSLLGSGLDYLLLAWAPNLWWLFIGRIVAGITAANFSAASAYIADITPPEKRAHGFGLIGAAFGIGFVTGPVVGGLASKYGPMFVEMDGLRLPFVLAAIVTLLNCIYGVFVLPESLAKENRKPFHWESAHPIKSIKSLSRWPVVLSLSGVHFLMNLTHNIYPSLWVMYTAKRYGWDELDVAISLSFVGIMAAIVQAGLAGRIIARIGERRGLLLGFALMTFAMVGYGLAPNGTVIYVVMFIGALSGIAGPAAQSIITKKVGPSEQGEVQGALNSVASMASIVGFILWTWMFAYSVAPERTFPMPGISFLVAGFLTFCAMLLGRWALVGEKEIERLEREGGEV is encoded by the coding sequence ATGTCCCAAAGGCAGCCGGCCATCGTCTTCATCTTCATCACGCTCTTTCTCGATATCTTTGGGATTGGTCTCATCATTCCTGTGCTGCCGGGGCTGGTGGGGGAGATGGTGGGAGGCGATGAGGCGACCAAGTCGCACATGGTGGGCTGGCTGATGGCGCTGTATGCGCTCATGCAGTTCCTCTTTTCCCCGGTGCTCGGCTCTCTCTCGGACCGCTACGGACGCAGGCCGGTGATTTTGCTCTCGCTGCTGGGCTCGGGCCTGGACTACCTGCTGCTGGCGTGGGCGCCGAACCTGTGGTGGCTGTTCATCGGCCGCATCGTCGCTGGCATCACCGCGGCAAACTTCAGTGCGGCCAGTGCCTATATTGCAGACATCACGCCACCGGAGAAGCGCGCGCATGGCTTTGGCCTCATTGGTGCGGCGTTTGGCATTGGCTTCGTCACGGGTCCTGTCGTCGGCGGTCTGGCGAGCAAGTATGGCCCCATGTTTGTGGAGATGGATGGGCTGCGGCTGCCCTTCGTCCTGGCGGCGATCGTGACGCTGCTAAATTGCATTTATGGCGTGTTTGTCCTGCCTGAATCTCTCGCTAAAGAAAACCGCAAACCCTTCCACTGGGAGAGCGCGCACCCTATCAAGTCCATCAAATCACTGAGCCGCTGGCCGGTGGTGCTGAGCCTTTCCGGGGTGCATTTCCTGATGAATCTCACCCACAACATCTATCCAAGCCTGTGGGTGATGTATACTGCGAAGCGCTACGGTTGGGATGAACTGGACGTGGCCATCTCGCTGAGTTTTGTGGGCATCATGGCCGCCATTGTGCAGGCCGGTCTGGCGGGGCGCATCATCGCACGCATTGGAGAGCGGCGCGGACTGCTCCTGGGCTTTGCGCTGATGACGTTTGCGATGGTGGGATACGGGCTCGCGCCGAATGGAACGGTCATCTACGTGGTCATGTTCATTGGAGCCCTCAGCGGCATCGCGGGACCTGCGGCACAATCGATCATTACGAAGAAAGTGGGGCCGTCGGAGCAGGGTGAAGTCCAGGGCGCGCTGAACAGCGTGGCCAGCATGGCAAGCATTGTGGGCTTTATCCTCTGGACATGGATGTTCGCGTACAGCGTGGCTCCGGAGAGAACGTTTCCGATGCCCGGCATCTCGTTCCTTGTTGCCGGCTTCCTGACCTTCTGCGCGATGCTGCTGGGCAGATGGGCGCTGGTAGGGGAGAAGGAAATCGAGAGGCTGGAGCGGGAGGGTGGAGAGGTTTAA
- a CDS encoding FAD-dependent oxidoreductase, protein MIHHPIIRAARSLTLAGGLCLLSSATTIHAAATAAGPAGLILDDDAAEYKGSWVTSEKQAPLFGKSYRHDDNKHQGEASAVFTPKITEPGDYEVRLLYVATKNRATNVPVTIQSADGAKTITINQREEALQNGVPRALGVFRFEAGSKASLEITNKDTDGYVVVDGVQFVPIALAKSERDGKAPSGFAMSTPTEKNAKTLVPASTRSKEVESSPEHAAARARLAAAAALSPLAEKTAERKTNLTPDTAPIALAKDVPAAQVNGKSYDLIVVGATAGGTACAVRAAREGLTVLLVQHNRHIGGMMSNGLMQWDALYGGPRAPLFTELLGNIEKYYIERFGKDSPDHQIIRYSHQKYPISWAESKVNEREFHRLVAGEKNLTLLLSHYPVSLEREGAIIKGVTLREYGTKNDITAKATVFADGTYEGDLFALAKVPFRVGREARAEYNEPHAGKAFVNIDSDSAPVDAIEGKLNIRPYGSRQGSVDPTSPFTADGAVQAYNYRFCVTKDPANRIMLTEPPPGYNREEYVNYGRKSIATNAGPNLKSHMNSPILPGENHAYPEADWPTREKIIERHKNFGLGLIWFLQNDESVSEKARAGFREWGLPKDEFTDNGHIPYEMYVREARRIVGRHVLTELDGFAAKGYGRTPIQPDSIGTTDWYQDSHSCTTDSRPGFKYDGKLILTQESRPAQIPYRSLLPQGVDNLLVPICLSATHVMWGAIRLEPVWMQTGEAAGFAAAQAIKDKTTPAALDSRKLVRTLAEKQFLVSFFNDVKVTNEEAWIPAVQYLGTQGFFEDYDVHAAARLDMLTGKLWVEALAKLLGDNGQNESGGNNSGIARQLATSLAQAAAIRDAADMKTQDFLKLVRSVKGVNEDTVRDAVKHIDAKSETITRGDACLVIYTLLKGAAK, encoded by the coding sequence ATGATACACCATCCCATCATTCGTGCCGCGCGCTCGCTGACCCTTGCGGGCGGCCTGTGCCTGCTCTCTTCCGCTACCACCATCCATGCCGCTGCCACTGCCGCCGGTCCCGCCGGGCTCATCCTCGACGATGATGCCGCCGAGTACAAAGGCTCCTGGGTCACCAGCGAGAAGCAAGCCCCGCTCTTCGGCAAGAGCTACCGCCACGATGACAACAAGCACCAGGGCGAAGCCAGTGCCGTCTTCACGCCGAAGATCACGGAGCCCGGCGACTACGAAGTGCGCCTCCTCTATGTGGCCACCAAAAACCGCGCCACCAATGTGCCCGTCACCATCCAGAGTGCCGACGGCGCCAAGACCATCACGATAAACCAGCGTGAGGAAGCCCTGCAGAATGGCGTACCACGCGCGCTGGGTGTGTTCCGATTTGAAGCGGGCAGCAAGGCATCACTCGAAATCACGAACAAGGACACCGATGGCTATGTGGTGGTGGATGGCGTGCAGTTCGTGCCCATCGCCCTGGCGAAGTCCGAGCGCGATGGCAAGGCGCCCTCCGGCTTCGCCATGAGCACGCCCACGGAGAAGAACGCGAAGACGCTCGTCCCCGCATCCACGCGCTCGAAGGAGGTCGAGTCCTCTCCCGAGCACGCCGCCGCCCGCGCCCGTCTCGCCGCAGCTGCCGCACTCTCGCCCCTCGCGGAAAAGACAGCCGAACGCAAAACCAACCTCACGCCCGACACCGCACCCATCGCCCTCGCCAAGGACGTGCCCGCAGCTCAGGTGAACGGCAAATCGTACGACCTCATCGTCGTCGGTGCGACCGCCGGTGGCACTGCCTGTGCTGTGCGCGCCGCGCGTGAAGGTCTCACCGTTCTCCTCGTGCAGCACAACCGCCACATCGGCGGCATGATGAGCAATGGCCTCATGCAGTGGGACGCACTCTACGGCGGCCCGCGCGCGCCGCTCTTCACGGAGTTGCTGGGGAATATTGAGAAGTACTACATCGAGCGCTTCGGCAAGGATTCGCCGGATCATCAGATCATCCGCTACTCACACCAGAAGTATCCCATCAGCTGGGCCGAGTCGAAGGTGAACGAGCGCGAGTTCCATCGCCTCGTCGCCGGGGAGAAGAACCTCACACTGCTGCTCTCACACTATCCCGTGTCACTGGAGCGCGAAGGCGCAATCATCAAAGGCGTGACCCTGCGCGAGTACGGCACCAAGAATGACATCACCGCCAAGGCCACCGTCTTCGCCGATGGCACCTATGAAGGCGACCTCTTCGCGCTGGCGAAGGTCCCCTTCCGTGTGGGCCGCGAAGCACGCGCGGAATACAATGAGCCGCACGCGGGCAAGGCGTTTGTGAATATCGACAGCGACTCCGCTCCGGTCGACGCCATCGAGGGCAAGCTGAACATCCGCCCCTACGGTTCCCGCCAGGGCAGCGTGGATCCCACCAGCCCCTTCACCGCGGACGGTGCTGTGCAGGCCTACAACTACCGCTTCTGCGTCACGAAGGATCCCGCGAATCGCATCATGCTCACCGAGCCACCTCCCGGCTACAACCGCGAGGAGTATGTGAACTACGGCCGCAAATCCATCGCCACGAATGCAGGGCCCAATCTGAAGTCCCACATGAACAGCCCCATTCTCCCGGGCGAAAATCACGCGTACCCCGAGGCGGACTGGCCCACACGTGAGAAGATCATCGAGCGGCACAAGAACTTCGGGCTCGGCCTCATCTGGTTCCTGCAGAATGACGAGTCCGTCTCTGAAAAAGCGCGCGCAGGCTTCCGGGAATGGGGCCTGCCCAAGGATGAGTTCACGGACAACGGCCATATCCCCTATGAAATGTATGTGCGCGAAGCCCGCCGCATCGTGGGCCGCCATGTGCTCACCGAGCTCGATGGCTTCGCCGCGAAAGGTTATGGGCGCACACCGATTCAGCCAGACAGCATCGGCACCACCGACTGGTACCAGGACTCCCACTCCTGCACCACCGACTCGCGCCCCGGCTTCAAGTATGACGGCAAGCTCATCCTCACCCAGGAGTCACGCCCTGCGCAGATTCCCTACCGCAGCCTGCTGCCGCAGGGTGTGGACAATCTCCTTGTACCCATCTGCCTCTCCGCCACGCACGTGATGTGGGGCGCCATCCGCCTGGAGCCCGTGTGGATGCAGACCGGTGAGGCCGCCGGCTTCGCCGCTGCACAGGCCATCAAGGACAAGACGACACCCGCCGCATTGGACAGCCGCAAGCTCGTGCGCACGCTGGCAGAGAAGCAATTCCTCGTAAGCTTCTTCAATGATGTGAAGGTGACAAACGAAGAAGCGTGGATCCCCGCCGTGCAGTATTTGGGCACCCAGGGATTCTTTGAGGACTATGACGTCCATGCCGCGGCCCGGCTCGATATGCTGACCGGCAAACTCTGGGTAGAGGCACTTGCGAAGCTGCTGGGGGACAACGGCCAAAATGAAAGTGGTGGCAACAACAGCGGCATCGCCCGCCAGCTCGCCACATCTCTCGCCCAGGCTGCCGCCATCCGCGATGCCGCGGATATGAAAACGCAGGACTTCCTGAAGCTGGTGCGCAGCGTGAAAGGGGTGAACGAAGACACGGTGCGCGATGCCGTAAAACACATCGACGCCAAGTCAGAGACCATCACCCGCGGCGATGCCTGCCTCGTGATCTACACGCTGCTGAAGGGTGCGGCGAAATAG